The genomic interval AGATAATTCAAAGATTTTGATACTGAAATTAGATTTAAAACCTGTAAAGGAATCTTGGATCAAAGAGAATAGCAAATATCAAGATATTCTTACTATGGAAAAGGATCGTCTAGAAAAATCCAAGAGAATTGTAGACGCCATATTAGAAACCGGTGCAAATACTCTCTTTATAGCCTCGCCCGAAGTCGATCAAATAATTGAAGACCTATTTGTATCAAAAGGCTTGTTTGCAGTACATATCTCAAATGAAGAAATAGAGTATTTATCAAGATACACGGGTGCCAAGCCTGTACGAACTTTAGATGATCTGAAAAACAATGATGTTATTGGTGTGTCTGAAAAAATATATGAAGATGAGGATAACGGAATAATTTATTTAGAAAATGGTAATGGAAAAAAGATTATAACAATCCTAATTTCGGGATCTACAAAAGAAACGTCTTTAGAGAGATGGAGATCAACAATTGACGGAATTAATGCTGCCGAAGCTGCATTGAATTATGGAGTTGTTCCCGGTGGAGGCGCTGCAGAATTACATATCATTGAAAAAATCAAACAACTCAAACTCAATGGATTAGAGCAAGTAGGACTTGAAGTGGTAACTTCTGCATTGGAGAGTATTATGAGACAAATATTGACAAATGCTGGATTCAATGGTTTAGAAAAAGTAATGAATGCTAAAGCATCCCCCGATGGATACGGGGTCGATATAGATAGTGGCGAAATCGTAAATATGGTATCAAAAGGAGTACTTGATCCTGTTTTGGTAAAGACCATGGCGTTAGAAGCATCAGGGGAAATGGCAAAATCTGTACTAAGAATAGACAAGAATTTAGCCGCAGATGATCTCAATCCTCAAGCTCTATCAGATTCAAAAAGGTGATTATAGTTAGTTGCAAATTAGACATTGCACCGAAAAATCCAACGTTGATGATTCTTTGCTAATAATCGACCCAATACAAATTAGACATGTAATTGTTAAATCAGGAAAATTGTCTTTAATCTCTGGTTCAATCGATCCCAAGTCTCATCTTAATCTAGATTATCCATATCATTTGGTAAAGCAATGTATTGTGGCTGAAAAATTCGAAATTGGATCAAATGTTGAAATGTCTGAAGGGGGATTTGTATTTGCAGAATTGGAGCCCACAAAATACGGACACTACGGTAAATATGATTATACTCAAAATTTACAAAATATGATAAATGCTGTGAAAAAAGTTAGGGATACAAACTAGATTTCTCAAGATAATTAAACTGTTCATCTACAAAATTATGGATTCTATCTAAACCAAAGAAAATCTAAAATTGTTTTTATGGTTAAGATTAAACTCTATATCTTATCTGA from Candidatus Nitrosocosmicus hydrocola carries:
- a CDS encoding TCP-1/cpn60 chaperonin family protein is translated as MSSPQNFGVWKPIAENIEFNALESNSNAVMAVADTVRTTLGPKGLDKLLIDQSMNRHVSNDGVTILLSLRAIHPVARMIVEIAERQEQKVGDGTTTAVILAAEMIKEGKRLIRELAVHPTKVVEGIESGVLHSCDLLRSSAKKIKISDPELDQIVKTSLSSKLDGRVLHKIVVNALRTVGKDAVYNEQYDFDKAIKVIRRVDIEDKIFNGIVLERKRIDPELPNRVDNSKILILKLDLKPVKESWIKENSKYQDILTMEKDRLEKSKRIVDAILETGANTLFIASPEVDQIIEDLFVSKGLFAVHISNEEIEYLSRYTGAKPVRTLDDLKNNDVIGVSEKIYEDEDNGIIYLENGNGKKIITILISGSTKETSLERWRSTIDGINAAEAALNYGVVPGGGAAELHIIEKIKQLKLNGLEQVGLEVVTSALESIMRQILTNAGFNGLEKVMNAKASPDGYGVDIDSGEIVNMVSKGVLDPVLVKTMALEASGEMAKSVLRIDKNLAADDLNPQALSDSKR